The following coding sequences lie in one Fusobacterium russii ATCC 25533 genomic window:
- a CDS encoding glutathione ABC transporter substrate-binding protein, whose protein sequence is MLKKILIILLGLSLFIVACNKKEENTQAKSLKEELVIARDGESKTLDPHQGNDGYSLQANRLIYSRLVEADGDMKIYPGLAKSWEQIDERTTQFKLREGVKFHNGDPLTAEDVKFSFERMINSPRIAFVVPPIERIDIVDENTINIVTKNPFGPLLAHLAHPALGIVSKKIVTEAGENYANNPVGTGSYKFKEWTHGEKLVFEKNEDFYDKNEKGPKTIIFRPVVEESSRLIGLETGEYDVALAFYALNEKAIKNNEKLELLSKPSLSTVFLGMNNEKEPFNNPKVRKAIAYAINKQSVIDTVLSGSGIIPNAPVVSTVFGSTDKTKNYDYNVEKAKELLTEAGYPNGFETAIVLRGGEINTQTAEIIQSNLRDIGINLKIEVLESSAFLDITANGRHEMYLGAWGVVTGDADYGLYSLYHSSAKGATGNRDFYSNPEVDKLLEAAREENIPEKRKELYEKAEILIMNDVPNVLLFSRNITIGTQKNVKGINVHPVTLHNFATAYFE, encoded by the coding sequence ATGTTAAAAAAGATATTAATTATATTGTTAGGATTAAGTTTATTTATTGTAGCTTGTAATAAAAAGGAAGAAAACACACAAGCGAAATCTCTAAAAGAAGAATTAGTAATTGCAAGAGATGGCGAATCTAAGACATTGGATCCACACCAAGGTAATGATGGATATTCTTTACAAGCTAATAGGCTTATATATTCAAGATTAGTAGAAGCAGATGGAGATATGAAAATTTATCCGGGGCTTGCAAAAAGTTGGGAACAGATTGATGAGAGGACAACTCAGTTTAAGTTAAGAGAAGGGGTTAAGTTTCATAATGGAGATCCTTTAACAGCTGAAGATGTAAAATTTTCTTTTGAAAGAATGATAAATTCACCAAGAATTGCATTTGTAGTTCCACCTATTGAAAGAATAGATATTGTGGATGAAAATACAATAAATATCGTTACAAAAAATCCTTTTGGTCCTTTGCTTGCTCATCTTGCACATCCGGCTCTGGGCATAGTAAGTAAAAAAATTGTAACAGAAGCCGGTGAAAATTATGCAAATAATCCTGTAGGAACAGGGAGTTATAAGTTTAAAGAATGGACTCATGGTGAAAAGTTGGTTTTTGAAAAAAATGAAGATTTTTATGATAAGAATGAAAAGGGACCAAAGACTATAATTTTTAGACCTGTAGTTGAAGAATCAAGTAGACTCATAGGACTTGAAACTGGAGAATATGATGTAGCACTCGCTTTTTATGCTTTGAATGAAAAGGCTATAAAAAACAATGAAAAGCTGGAATTACTTTCTAAACCTTCACTATCTACGGTTTTTCTTGGGATGAATAATGAAAAAGAACCTTTTAATAATCCTAAAGTTAGAAAGGCAATAGCCTATGCTATAAATAAGCAATCTGTTATAGATACAGTTCTTAGTGGAAGTGGAATTATTCCTAATGCACCTGTTGTTAGTACTGTATTTGGCAGTACAGATAAAACTAAAAATTATGACTATAATGTTGAGAAAGCGAAGGAGCTTTTAACAGAAGCAGGCTATCCAAATGGCTTTGAAACTGCTATAGTTTTACGTGGTGGAGAAATAAATACTCAAACAGCCGAAATTATACAGTCAAATCTAAGAGATATTGGAATAAATTTAAAGATTGAAGTTTTAGAATCTAGTGCATTTTTAGATATAACTGCCAACGGAAGACATGAGATGTATTTAGGGGCTTGGGGAGTTGTAACAGGAGATGCTGATTATGGTCTTTATTCTCTATATCATTCATCTGCTAAAGGAGCAACTGGAAATAGAGATTTCTATTCAAATCCAGAAGTCGATAAATTACTTGAAGCAGCTAGAGAGGAAAATATTCCTGAAAAAAGAAAAGAACTGTATGAGAAAGCTGAAATACTTATAATGAATGATGTTCCTAATGTTTTACTGTTCAGTAGAAATATAACAATAGGTACACAAAAAAATGTCAAAGGAATAAATGTTCATCCTGTAACACTTCATAATTTTGCAACTGCTTATTTTGAATAA
- a CDS encoding pyridoxal phosphate-dependent aminotransferase has protein sequence MLADKYAGKKLVDNIFTVSKKAKEAIKKYGKENVVNATIGSLYNEDEKLAVYSVVEEVYRTLPPEDLYAYSTNVIGEDEYLQEVEKTLLGSDYKKVLKGLHVASIATPGGTGAISNTIKNYLNRGEKVLLPNWMWGTYKNIVLENEGIPETYELFNSNGGFNLEDFKEKLSSLAKIQKNLIVIINEPSHNPTGFRMTYEEWEDVYNFIRNIKNTNLILLRDVAYFEYDDRTQEEKDKIGNLLLDLPENILIMYAFSLSKSLSIYGMRVGAQIAVSSSKEVIQEFKDAVSFSCRVTWSNVSKGGMKLFAKIMTDPVLKERFLKEKENYMKLLINRSKLFLNEAEHVGLKYLPYKSGFFITLPIGKNIDKVIEDLESKNIFVIKFNDGIRIGICSVPLYKIVGLAKIIKDSIDKFD, from the coding sequence ATGTTAGCGGATAAATATGCTGGAAAAAAATTGGTTGACAATATTTTTACAGTGTCTAAAAAAGCAAAAGAAGCTATAAAAAAATATGGTAAGGAAAATGTTGTTAATGCCACAATTGGCTCTCTTTATAATGAAGATGAAAAATTAGCAGTATATTCTGTTGTAGAAGAAGTATACAGAACTTTACCACCTGAAGATTTATATGCTTATTCAACTAATGTCATCGGAGAAGATGAGTACCTTCAAGAAGTTGAAAAAACTCTTTTAGGTTCTGATTATAAAAAGGTATTGAAAGGACTCCATGTAGCTTCAATTGCCACTCCCGGTGGAACAGGGGCCATCTCGAATACTATAAAAAATTATTTGAATAGAGGAGAAAAAGTTCTTCTTCCTAATTGGATGTGGGGCACATATAAAAATATTGTTTTAGAGAATGAGGGTATCCCAGAAACTTATGAACTCTTTAATTCCAATGGTGGTTTTAACTTAGAAGATTTTAAAGAAAAACTAAGTTCACTTGCAAAAATACAAAAAAATTTAATAGTCATTATAAATGAGCCCAGTCATAATCCGACTGGTTTCAGAATGACTTATGAAGAATGGGAAGATGTCTACAACTTTATAAGAAATATTAAAAACACTAATTTAATTTTATTAAGAGATGTTGCATATTTTGAATATGATGATAGAACACAAGAAGAAAAAGATAAAATAGGAAATCTACTTCTTGATTTACCTGAAAATATCCTTATTATGTATGCTTTTAGCTTGTCTAAATCTCTTTCTATATATGGTATGAGAGTAGGAGCACAGATAGCAGTTTCTTCTTCAAAAGAAGTAATACAAGAATTTAAAGATGCTGTTTCTTTCTCTTGTCGTGTAACTTGGTCTAATGTTTCAAAAGGAGGAATGAAGCTTTTTGCTAAGATTATGACTGATCCTGTATTAAAAGAAAGATTTCTAAAAGAAAAAGAAAATTACATGAAATTACTTATAAATAGATCAAAGCTATTTTTAAATGAGGCTGAACATGTTGGCCTTAAATATCTACCTTACAAGAGTGGATTTTTTATAACTCTTCCAATAGGTAAAAATATTGATAAGGTCATTGAAGATTTAGAGTCAAAAAATATTTTCGTTATAAAATTTAATGACGGTATTAGAATAGGTATATGTAGTGTGCCACTATATAAAATAGTTGGACTAGCCAAAATAATAAAAGATTCTATTGATAAATTTGATTAA
- a CDS encoding TIGR01212 family radical SAM protein (This family includes YhcC from E. coli K-12, an uncharacterized radical SAM protein.), with the protein MKEKINTINNFLKKEFGEKVYKVSLDGGFTCPNRDGKLAYGGCIFCSESGSGEFTATKIKTISEQIDEQMKFISKKFSGKKYIAYFQNFTNTYASAEYLKKIYEEALAHPNIVGLAIATRPDCLDDEILDLLNYFNKKTFLWIELGLQTVNDEVAEFFNRAYKTSVYEEITKKLNKRKIKFVTHIILGLPYEKEEDYINTALFAESCGTWGLKFHLMYVIKGTKLANLYNNGELKIHSKEEYIEKIVHILENISYNIVIHRLTGDGERETLIAPLWSLNKKDVLNSIQKKLKLKNTFQGKNKGDIL; encoded by the coding sequence ATGAAAGAAAAAATAAACACAATAAATAATTTTTTAAAAAAAGAATTTGGAGAAAAAGTATATAAAGTTTCACTTGACGGAGGTTTTACCTGTCCCAATAGAGATGGTAAGCTTGCCTATGGAGGCTGTATATTCTGCTCTGAAAGTGGAAGCGGCGAATTTACAGCTACTAAAATTAAAACAATAAGTGAGCAGATTGATGAGCAGATGAAGTTTATCAGTAAAAAATTTAGTGGTAAAAAATATATAGCTTATTTTCAAAACTTTACAAATACTTATGCCTCTGCTGAATATTTAAAAAAAATATATGAAGAGGCTCTAGCACATCCTAACATAGTAGGATTGGCTATTGCAACTCGCCCTGATTGTTTAGATGACGAGATATTAGACTTGCTTAATTATTTTAATAAAAAAACCTTCCTTTGGATAGAACTGGGACTACAAACTGTAAATGATGAGGTAGCTGAATTTTTTAACAGAGCATATAAGACATCTGTCTATGAAGAAATAACTAAAAAACTAAATAAGCGAAAAATAAAATTTGTAACCCATATTATTTTAGGATTGCCTTATGAAAAAGAAGAAGATTATATAAATACTGCTCTTTTCGCTGAGAGTTGTGGAACATGGGGACTTAAATTTCATCTTATGTATGTTATTAAAGGAACAAAACTTGCAAATTTATATAACAATGGTGAATTAAAAATTCATTCTAAAGAAGAATATATTGAAAAAATAGTTCACATTTTAGAAAATATATCTTATAATATTGTTATACATCGGCTAACTGGAGATGGTGAAAGAGAAACTTTAATTGCACCGCTTTGGAGTTTAAATAAAAAAGATGTATTAAATTCCATACAGAAAAAGCTTAAATTAAAAAATACTTTTCAAGGAAAGAATAAGGGGGATATTTTATGA
- a CDS encoding HU family DNA-binding protein, giving the protein MTKKDLAKLLFEKGVFSTKVEAEKKVDIIFDTMEKTLLSGENISIINWGKLEVVERAPRLGRNPKTGEEVKIGTRKSIKFRPGKALLEKLN; this is encoded by the coding sequence ATGACAAAAAAAGATTTAGCAAAATTATTATTTGAGAAAGGCGTTTTCTCAACAAAAGTAGAAGCTGAGAAAAAAGTAGATATAATTTTTGATACAATGGAAAAAACTCTTTTAAGTGGAGAAAATATTTCTATTATTAACTGGGGTAAATTAGAAGTTGTTGAAAGAGCACCAAGACTTGGAAGAAACCCTAAAACTGGTGAAGAAGTAAAAATAGGAACAAGAAAGTCTATTAAATTCAGACCAGGAAAAGCATTATTAGAAAAATTAAACTAA
- the nagB gene encoding glucosamine-6-phosphate deaminase has translation MRLIITEKNVGDWAAAYVAKKILEFNPSQDKKFVLGLPTGSTPLQMYKRLIEFYKDGIISFKNVITFNMDEYIGLEPSHSQSYHYYMYENFFNHIDIEKENINILNGMADDYKAECKRYEEKIKEVGGIDLFLGGVGADGHIAFNEPGSSLSSRTRAKELTEDTIVNNSRFFDNDISKVPKLALTVGVGTIMDAREVLIMINGLNKARALHQGVECGINHLWTISALQLHEKAIIVADEDACSEIKVGLYKYYKDIEKNNLDSEKLIKELYLSSSKK, from the coding sequence ATGAGGCTTATAATAACTGAAAAAAATGTTGGTGACTGGGCTGCTGCCTATGTTGCAAAAAAAATTTTAGAATTTAATCCTAGCCAGGATAAAAAATTTGTATTAGGTTTACCTACTGGAAGCACACCTTTGCAAATGTATAAAAGACTTATTGAGTTCTATAAAGATGGAATTATAAGCTTTAAAAATGTAATTACTTTTAATATGGATGAATATATTGGACTGGAGCCATCTCACTCTCAAAGCTATCATTACTATATGTATGAAAATTTCTTTAATCACATAGATATTGAAAAAGAAAATATAAATATTCTGAATGGAATGGCAGATGATTATAAGGCAGAATGTAAAAGATACGAGGAAAAAATTAAAGAAGTTGGAGGAATAGACCTATTTTTAGGTGGTGTTGGTGCAGATGGACATATAGCATTTAATGAACCCGGTTCTTCTCTAAGTTCAAGAACAAGAGCCAAAGAGTTAACAGAAGATACAATAGTAAATAATTCAAGATTTTTTGATAATGACATAAGTAAAGTACCTAAGCTTGCACTGACTGTTGGAGTTGGAACTATAATGGATGCAAGAGAAGTATTAATAATGATAAATGGACTTAATAAGGCTAGAGCCCTACATCAAGGTGTTGAGTGTGGAATAAATCATTTATGGACTATATCAGCCCTACAACTTCATGAAAAAGCAATAATAGTTGCAGATGAAGATGCTTGTTCTGAAATTAAAGTTGGGCTTTATAAATATTATAAAGATATTGAAAAAAATAATCTTGATAGTGAAAAATTAATTAAAGAATTATATTTAAGCTCATCTAAAAAATAA
- a CDS encoding NAD-dependent protein deacylase, producing MKNNIEKLKEIIKSSKYLVFFTGSGVSTDSGLKSFRGKDGLYSSLYKNKYQPEEILSIDFFNKNKDIFMEYIEKELSIKNVKPNKGHKALAKLENLGILKAVITQNIDDLHQEAGNKNVIELHGSLKRWYCISCGKKFDYNSNCSCGGVVRPEVTLYGETLDNEAVSKAIYHIENADTLVIAGTSLTVYPAAYYVRYFRGKNLVILNNEPTQYDNIASLVLYENFSETMSKIVEDLN from the coding sequence ATGAAAAATAATATTGAAAAATTAAAAGAAATTATAAAATCAAGTAAATATTTAGTTTTTTTTACCGGTTCAGGTGTTTCAACCGACAGCGGTTTAAAATCTTTTAGAGGGAAGGATGGGCTTTACTCAAGTCTTTATAAAAATAAATATCAACCTGAAGAAATTTTAAGTATAGATTTTTTTAATAAAAATAAAGATATTTTTATGGAATACATTGAAAAAGAACTTTCAATAAAAAATGTTAAACCCAATAAGGGACATAAAGCCCTAGCAAAACTTGAAAACTTAGGCATACTTAAGGCTGTAATAACTCAAAATATAGATGACCTTCATCAAGAAGCCGGCAATAAAAATGTCATTGAACTTCATGGAAGCTTAAAAAGATGGTACTGTATCTCTTGTGGTAAAAAATTTGACTATAATTCAAATTGTAGTTGTGGTGGAGTTGTAAGACCTGAAGTAACTTTATATGGGGAAACTTTAGACAATGAAGCAGTAAGTAAGGCTATTTATCATATAGAAAATGCTGATACTCTGGTTATAGCAGGTACGAGTTTAACTGTTTATCCGGCTGCTTATTATGTTAGATATTTTAGAGGAAAAAACTTAGTAATATTAAATAACGAACCTACTCAATATGATAATATTGCAAGCTTAGTTTTATATGAAAATTTTTCAGAAACTATGTCAAAGATAGTAGAGGACTTAAATTAG
- a CDS encoding OmpA family protein — MKKGLFLILIIFTLAACRNTKDSYIKDLGLSSENNYSLEDLESGKKKLEDIIVFNEKGVSIRREGNNLILSMPELVLFDFDKYEVKEGIKPSLATLARALKENKDIRIKIDGYTDFIGSEGYNLELSVKRAKAIKSFLVSKGAIENNISIEGYGKQNPVATNSTEQGRARNRRVEFIISRG; from the coding sequence ATGAAAAAAGGATTATTTTTAATTTTAATTATTTTTACCCTAGCTGCCTGTAGAAATACTAAAGATAGTTATATAAAAGATTTAGGTCTTTCTTCTGAGAATAATTATTCTTTAGAAGACTTAGAATCAGGCAAAAAAAAATTGGAAGATATTATTGTGTTTAATGAAAAAGGTGTCAGCATTAGAAGAGAAGGAAATAATTTAATTCTTTCAATGCCTGAGTTAGTACTCTTTGATTTTGATAAATACGAAGTAAAAGAAGGGATAAAACCCTCTCTTGCAACTCTTGCAAGAGCCTTGAAAGAAAATAAGGACATTCGTATAAAAATAGATGGTTACACAGATTTTATAGGAAGTGAAGGATATAACTTGGAGCTTTCTGTAAAAAGAGCAAAAGCTATTAAATCTTTTCTTGTTTCTAAAGGAGCTATTGAAAACAATATTTCAATAGAAGGTTATGGGAAACAAAATCCTGTAGCAACTAACTCTACAGAACAAGGTAGAGCTAGAAATAGAAGAGTTGAATTTATAATTTCAAGAGGATGA
- a CDS encoding formate/nitrite transporter family protein gives MNMKSPSELLDYLLTVCTEKGNKCIYKLAVLGFLAGAFIALGAVGSIIASSTLAKTNVGLAKLVAGAVFPVGLIMVVLLGVELFTSNCMLVVAVINKNISIKQLLKNWLIVYIFNFIGGLFIAYITIETHNFNEDSLMYLEKLALYKVGAPAYSIFLKGILCNVLVCGAVLLTYCAKDVIGKIFAAWFPIMLFIILGYDHCVANMLYLSAAKMAGINISFTGIAYNLLFATIGNIVGGAFFMALPLYLTHYNKKACGLTVCE, from the coding sequence ATGAATATGAAAAGTCCAAGTGAACTTTTGGATTATCTATTGACTGTATGTACGGAGAAAGGAAATAAGTGTATATATAAACTTGCTGTATTAGGATTTTTGGCAGGAGCGTTCATAGCTTTAGGAGCAGTTGGCAGTATAATAGCTTCATCAACACTTGCTAAGACAAATGTAGGTTTAGCAAAGTTAGTTGCAGGAGCTGTATTTCCAGTTGGGTTAATTATGGTTGTTTTACTTGGGGTTGAGTTATTTACAAGTAATTGTATGTTAGTTGTAGCAGTAATAAATAAAAATATTTCAATAAAGCAGTTATTAAAAAATTGGCTTATAGTCTATATTTTTAATTTTATAGGTGGACTTTTTATAGCTTATATAACTATAGAAACTCATAATTTTAATGAGGATTCATTAATGTATCTTGAAAAGTTGGCTCTATATAAGGTCGGTGCACCGGCATATAGTATATTTTTAAAGGGAATACTTTGTAATGTCTTAGTCTGTGGAGCAGTTCTTTTAACATATTGTGCTAAAGATGTGATAGGAAAAATATTTGCAGCATGGTTTCCTATAATGCTATTTATAATTTTAGGTTATGATCACTGTGTGGCTAATATGTTATATCTAAGTGCTGCTAAAATGGCAGGAATAAATATAAGTTTTACTGGAATAGCATATAATTTACTTTTTGCAACAATAGGAAATATTGTTGGAGGAGCATTTTTTATGGCATTGCCATTATATTTGACTCATTATAATAAAAAAGCTTGTGGACTTACAGTTTGTGAATAG
- the dinB gene encoding DNA polymerase IV, translating to MKRLIMHYDLDAFYASVEINRNPKLKDKPLVVGENIVTTASYAARKYGIHSAMKVSDAKILCPKLIMIPVDKKEYSKISKQIQELVFKITNKVEFIALDEGYVDLTGIVQEEKKENFAKKFRERIKKLTNLTCSVGMGFNKLSAKIASDINKPFGQYIFNDEKEFMDYIAEKKIKIIPGVGKKFTEILNRDNIFLVSDAYKFSLDYLVKKYGKSRGENLYCSIRGIDYSEVEFQKEIHSIGNEETFLIPLFGNSDITRELEYLFKHTYSRLEKKQVFTKAVTIKIRYSNFQTLTRSKRLKEATRDKNLLYSVILELFNNLEEDREIRLLGIYFGDIEKNKIKQLKLT from the coding sequence ATGAAACGATTAATTATGCATTACGATTTAGATGCTTTTTATGCCTCTGTTGAAATAAATAGAAATCCTAAGCTTAAAGATAAACCACTAGTTGTAGGCGAAAATATAGTTACAACTGCGAGCTATGCTGCAAGAAAATATGGTATTCATTCTGCAATGAAAGTATCCGATGCTAAAATTTTATGTCCTAAGCTAATAATGATACCTGTGGATAAAAAAGAATACAGTAAAATTTCAAAGCAAATTCAAGAATTGGTTTTTAAAATTACAAATAAAGTTGAGTTTATTGCCTTAGATGAAGGATATGTTGATTTAACAGGTATTGTACAGGAAGAAAAGAAAGAAAATTTTGCAAAAAAATTCAGAGAAAGAATAAAAAAACTGACTAATTTAACTTGTTCCGTAGGAATGGGTTTCAATAAACTTAGTGCTAAAATAGCCAGTGATATTAATAAACCTTTCGGTCAGTATATCTTTAATGATGAAAAGGAATTTATGGATTACATAGCAGAGAAAAAAATTAAGATTATCCCAGGGGTTGGAAAAAAATTTACAGAAATTTTAAATAGGGACAATATTTTTCTTGTAAGTGATGCATATAAGTTTTCGCTTGACTATTTAGTTAAAAAGTATGGAAAATCTCGTGGTGAAAATTTATATTGTTCAATAAGAGGTATAGACTATAGTGAAGTTGAGTTTCAGAAAGAAATTCACTCAATAGGGAATGAAGAAACTTTTTTAATTCCCTTATTTGGAAATTCAGATATAACAAGAGAACTGGAATATTTATTCAAACACACATATTCCCGTTTAGAAAAAAAGCAAGTTTTTACAAAAGCTGTAACCATAAAAATCAGGTATAGTAATTTTCAAACATTGACAAGAAGTAAAAGGCTCAAAGAGGCAACAAGAGATAAAAATTTACTGTATTCTGTTATTTTAGAGCTTTTTAATAATCTTGAGGAGGATAGGGAAATAAGACTTTTAGGAATTTATTTCGGAGATATTGAAAAAAACAAAATTAAACAATTAAAATTGACTTAA
- a CDS encoding glycerol-3-phosphate responsive antiterminator has translation MKIKEILERNPVIPAIKDERTFREALNCHNEIVFIIMSNIIDIKKICDSLKERGKIVFIHVDMIDGLNSTSNGVDYIINNVKPDGILTTKSNVVSHAYKNNIKVIQRFFVLDTFSYEKTLQNIKENKVIAVEIMPGLMPKIIKKISSQIYQPVITGGLVSEKEDIINALNAGALSVSTTNIKLWDI, from the coding sequence ATGAAAATTAAAGAAATTCTCGAGAGAAACCCTGTTATTCCTGCTATAAAGGATGAGAGAACATTTAGGGAAGCTTTAAATTGTCATAATGAAATTGTTTTTATAATTATGTCCAATATTATAGATATTAAAAAGATTTGTGATAGTTTAAAAGAACGGGGAAAAATTGTTTTTATACATGTTGATATGATAGATGGTTTAAATAGTACAAGTAATGGTGTAGATTACATAATTAATAATGTTAAACCTGATGGTATACTTACTACTAAATCAAATGTAGTATCTCATGCTTATAAAAATAATATAAAAGTAATTCAAAGGTTTTTTGTTTTAGACACTTTCTCTTATGAAAAAACTTTACAAAACATAAAAGAAAACAAGGTAATTGCGGTTGAAATTATGCCTGGTCTTATGCCTAAAATCATAAAAAAAATTTCTTCACAAATTTATCAACCTGTTATAACTGGGGGACTTGTTTCTGAAAAAGAGGATATTATAAATGCCCTTAATGCAGGTGCACTATCTGTTTCTACAACTAATATAAAATTATGGGATATATAA
- a CDS encoding L,D-transpeptidase — MKKNKFLILVFTFLLMMNFKISADESFLDNNEVELIANYDNKIPNNLKVNIKYNHYPEVLDYVFITSRSANLRKTPETTSDDNIIKKYSYDTKLKLLKKIKYQGNFWYYVEDAKGNTGYIAASVTAVRSFRFQMALDRVNNLERFINNSIDNSYKMASTNTYVANPNHENLSWHRDKYGTGIDQNLIGTSAKGEKIIIPDRSVIKILADKGDKVIVKALSIPEELEVPKSRITSSPNIKKDFKKVIAIDLKNQNFILFEKFGEQWEIISYVYSKTGIDSKLGFETPKGYFVVPTAKYVMAYNDETGQKQGYAKFAIRFTGGGYIHGTPINEQEEVNKEFFMRQKEFTLGTTTGTRKCVRTTEGHAKFLFDWVVKNPDKNSNVQNLTDSLYVIAF, encoded by the coding sequence ATGAAAAAGAATAAATTTTTAATTTTAGTATTTACTTTTTTATTAATGATGAATTTTAAGATTAGTGCAGACGAATCTTTTCTTGATAATAATGAAGTAGAACTTATAGCTAACTATGATAATAAGATTCCTAACAATCTTAAAGTTAATATAAAGTATAATCATTACCCGGAGGTTTTAGATTATGTATTTATAACTTCTCGTTCAGCAAATCTTAGAAAAACTCCTGAAACAACTTCAGATGACAATATTATAAAAAAATATTCCTACGATACTAAATTAAAATTATTAAAAAAAATTAAATACCAAGGAAATTTTTGGTACTATGTAGAAGATGCAAAAGGAAATACTGGTTATATTGCTGCAAGTGTCACAGCTGTGAGAAGCTTTAGATTCCAAATGGCACTAGATAGAGTAAATAATTTAGAAAGATTTATCAATAATTCCATTGATAATTCATATAAAATGGCAAGTACCAACACTTATGTTGCAAACCCTAATCATGAAAACTTATCTTGGCATAGAGATAAATATGGAACTGGTATTGACCAAAATTTGATTGGTACTTCTGCAAAAGGTGAAAAAATAATAATTCCTGATAGATCTGTAATAAAAATTCTAGCTGACAAAGGGGATAAAGTCATTGTAAAAGCTTTGTCTATTCCTGAGGAGTTAGAAGTTCCTAAAAGTAGAATAACTAGCAGTCCAAATATAAAAAAGGACTTTAAAAAAGTTATTGCCATTGACTTAAAAAATCAAAATTTTATACTTTTTGAAAAGTTTGGTGAACAATGGGAAATTATAAGTTATGTTTATTCTAAAACAGGTATTGATAGCAAGCTTGGTTTTGAAACTCCAAAAGGATATTTCGTTGTTCCTACAGCAAAATACGTTATGGCATATAACGATGAAACTGGACAAAAACAAGGTTATGCAAAATTTGCTATAAGATTTACCGGTGGAGGATATATACATGGAACTCCTATAAATGAGCAAGAGGAAGTAAATAAAGAATTTTTTATGAGGCAAAAAGAATTTACTTTAGGAACAACAACTGGTACTAGAAAATGTGTCAGAACTACTGAAGGTCATGCTAAATTTTTATTTGATTGGGTTGTAAAAAATCCGGATAAAAATTCAAATGTACAAAATTTAACTGATAGTTTATATGTTATAGCATTTTAG
- a CDS encoding CCA tRNA nucleotidyltransferase has translation MLKKFDLKIDKDIDEVFQLLKQNSKAYIVGGYVRDRLLGIEPKDCDFCTTLSLDEIFKLFSDKEKFHLSIISEALNIVKLRYKKKNYEIARLRKDLEYYSNRKDFDFIFVDDIEKDLPRRDFTINSIAYDGENLIYTDEENLKDIERREIRFVGEAGKRILEDPFRMLRLFRFFSEKSLLEIDNAALEAINKHKNLIWTLPKEMINKEFIAIIKGENYLNTFYYINKVKLFDEEFNITDYKESYEERLRELFRNSDLSLLEKLNFSKKMIIKIKNKI, from the coding sequence ATGTTAAAAAAATTTGATTTAAAAATTGACAAAGATATAGATGAAGTTTTTCAGCTTTTAAAGCAAAATTCAAAAGCCTACATAGTGGGTGGCTATGTGAGAGATAGACTTCTGGGAATAGAGCCAAAAGACTGTGATTTCTGTACTACTTTATCACTTGATGAAATATTTAAATTATTTTCTGATAAGGAAAAATTTCATTTAAGTATAATATCAGAAGCCTTAAACATAGTTAAGCTTAGATATAAAAAAAAGAATTATGAAATTGCAAGGCTTAGAAAGGATTTGGAGTATTACAGTAATAGAAAAGATTTTGATTTTATCTTTGTAGATGATATAGAAAAAGATTTACCAAGAAGAGATTTTACTATAAATTCAATAGCCTATGACGGAGAAAATTTAATTTATACAGATGAGGAAAATCTTAAAGATATTGAAAGAAGAGAAATCCGTTTTGTGGGTGAGGCGGGAAAAAGAATTTTAGAAGATCCGTTTAGAATGCTTAGATTATTTAGATTTTTTTCTGAAAAATCACTTTTAGAAATTGATAATGCTGCTCTGGAAGCAATAAATAAGCATAAGAATTTAATTTGGACTTTACCAAAAGAGATGATAAATAAAGAATTTATAGCTATAATAAAAGGGGAAAATTACCTGAATACTTTCTATTATATAAATAAAGTTAAATTATTTGATGAGGAATTTAATATAACAGATTATAAGGAAAGTTATGAAGAAAGATTAAGGGAATTATTTAGAAATTCTGACTTGAGTCTTTTAGAAAAATTAAATTTTTCTAAAAAAATGATTATTAAAATAAAAAATAAAATATAG